From Heteronotia binoei isolate CCM8104 ecotype False Entrance Well chromosome 17, APGP_CSIRO_Hbin_v1, whole genome shotgun sequence, one genomic window encodes:
- the B3GNT8 gene encoding UDP-GlcNAc:betaGal beta-1,3-N-acetylglucosaminyltransferase 8 has translation MKGSRCLTVATALLTLVALKAYIEWSAEQDERFPTPHEANWQTSAFTPAQTTAEDAAAVALLRFNASLQQLRQSIPKSKAYWNGKQHQIFHALDTGWSNTSLHACEGSRDAERVSRIKDFGTYSELYRNFILYDECRNFSLLINQPGKCAHSRNRTFLLLAIKSLPGNFAARQAVRDTWGQEGEHGGLPVRTVFLLGIAGGRYGPNLQRMVEYESHTFGDILMWDFEDTFFNLTLKDYLFLNWTLEHCHSVRFILKGDDDVFINTPKVVDYLSSLDDRKPIYMGQVMANASPFRVRKSKYYVPESYYVGPYPAYAGGGGYIFSGILTQWLYIISQYIPFYPIDDVYTGLCFQALGIHPEAHPGFQTFDIAEKDRENPCVHRELLLVHQRSPHQTLHLWKQIRDPNLTC, from the coding sequence ATGAAAGGCTCGCGCTGCCTAACGGTAGCCACTGCTTTGCTGACACTGGTGGCCCTCAAGGCTTATATCGAGTGGTCTGCCGAACAAGACGAGCGATTCCCGACCCCTCACGAGGCCAACTGGCAAACCAGCGCCTTCACACCTGCCCAGACCACAGCTGAAGATGCCGCGGCAGTAGCCCTGCTCCGTTTCAACGCATCCCTGCAGCAGCTGCGCCAGAGTATCCCGAAATCCAAGGCCTACTGGAATGGGAAGCAACACCAGATCTTCCATGCGCTGGACACTGGGTGGAGTAATACTTCCTTGCATGCTTGTGAAGGGTCCAGAGACGCAGAAAGAGTGAGCAGGATCAAAGACTTTGGAACCTACTCGGAGCTTTACAGAAACTTTATCCTGTATGATGAATGCCGGAACTTTTCGCTCTTGATCAACCAGCCAGGCAAGTGTGCCCACAGCAGGAACCGCACGTTTCTGCTTCTGGCTATTAAATCTCTGCCAGGGAATTTTGCTGCCCGCCAGGCTGTACGGGACACCTGGGGACAGGAGGGTGAACATGGTGGGCTACCTGTGCGCACTGTCTTCTTGCTGGGAATAGCCGGGGGCCGGTATGGGCCCAACCTGCAACGCATGGTGGAGTACGAGAGTCATACTTTTGGGGACATCTTGATGTGGGACTTTGAAGACACTTTCTTCAACCTGACACTGAAGGACTACCTCTTCCTCAACTGGACGCTGGAACACTGCCACAGCGTCCGCTTTATTCTCAAGGGCGACGATGATGTTTTCATTAACACACCCAAGGTCGTAGACTACCTGAGCTCTTTAGATGACCGCAAGCCAATCTACATGGGCCAAGTGATGGCCAACGCCTCGCCATTCCGTGTCCGCAAGAGCAAGTACTATGTGCCCGAGTCGTATTATGTAGGTCCATACCCAGCTTACGCAGGTGGCGGGGGCTATATCTTCTCGGGCATTCTGACCCAGTGGCTGTACATCATCTCTCAGTATATACCCTTCTACCCAATAGATGATGTTTACACAGGGCTGTGCTTCCAAGCCCTGGGCATCCATCCCGAAGCACACCCTGGCTTCCAGACATTTGACATTGCAGAGAAGGATCGCGAGAATCCCTGCGTACACAGAGAATTACTCTTGGTCCACCAGCGGAGCCCGCATCAGACCCTCCATCTCTGGAAACAGATCAGGGACCCCAACCTCACGTGTTAA